Proteins from a genomic interval of Helicoverpa armigera isolate CAAS_96S chromosome 9, ASM3070526v1, whole genome shotgun sequence:
- the LOC110378710 gene encoding uncharacterized protein LOC110378710, which produces MNALLGYGSSSSDSEEENTENEKSQTESTKPKLPKPTIGESSLQTSVFSNPFVEAELAKAAILEKHVKMVPGKDNTQMINGKRICWNYRKGRCRFGHNCKYAHDTDIQKSNDEMEADKQKLKSVVCEGAGTMTTVPPPIAVLDTVLPTDDAVWEGAGDKKKLKRPGLSQTLVPGKKVIKMYKEQKIKDTNKN; this is translated from the exons ATGAACGCTTTATTAGGTTATGGTTCGTCTTCAAGTGATTCCGAGGAAGAAAACACTGAAAATGAAAA ATCTCAGACAGAGAGCACAAAGCCTAAATTACCAAAGCCGACGATCGGAGAAAGTAGCCTACAAACTTCTGTATTTTCCAATCCGTTCGTGGAAGCTGAATTAGCAAAGGCGGCGATACTTGAGAAGCATGTGAAAATG GTTCCAGGTAAAGACAACACACAGATGATAAATGGCAAACGGATATGCTGGAACTACAGGAAAGGGCGCTGTCGCTTTGGTCACAACTGCAAGTACGCTCATGACACAGACATACAGAAGTCCAACGACGAGATGGAAGCGGACAAGCAG AAACTGAAGTCTGTGGTTTGTGAGGGTGCAGGCACAATGACAACAGTACCTCCCCCCATAGCTGTGCTAGACACAGTACTACCCACAGATGATGCTGTTTGGGAAGGAGCGGGAGATAAGAAAAAACTAAAGAGACCAGGATTAAGCCAGACTCTAGTACCTGGCAAGAAAGTTAtcaaaatgtataaagaacaGAAAAtcaaagatacaaataaaaattga